A single genomic interval of Chitinophaga sp. 180180018-3 harbors:
- a CDS encoding SUMF1/EgtB/PvdO family nonheme iron enzyme yields the protein MKATLMKLNYVKGLLAILLVSLLASCGGSKTPKNAQGQLIGVSPRPKYTPPVPYGMVYVPAGTFHMGPSDEDVNYAFTARNKAISISGFYMDATEITNNEYRQFVQWVQDSIAHILLGHVKSDDGHDIIDWKQKINWRDKGTVEKLDAMIYSEADRLYGRKDIDVGKLIYHQETFNWDKAKLRENAGKPRSTFIVKKDVPIYPDTLCWIRDFSYAYNEPMTRMYFWHPAFDNYPVVGVNWHQATAFCEWRSKFWEDYRASKKLFTEDKFQLPSEAQWEYAARGGREQTPYPWGGYYIRNKKGCLLANFKPGRGNYPEDGGFYTVRADAYWPNDYGLYNMAGNVAEWTADIFYENAYSFTSDMNPYLRMDVPDDAPLKMKRKAIRGGSWKDVGYFLQTGTRTYEYQDSAKSYIGFRCTIALSRRSKHR from the coding sequence ATGAAAGCTACCCTTATGAAGCTTAACTATGTAAAAGGTCTGTTGGCAATTCTGCTGGTTTCCCTGCTGGCCAGCTGCGGTGGTAGTAAAACCCCCAAGAATGCTCAGGGTCAGTTAATCGGTGTGAGCCCACGACCTAAGTACACCCCACCCGTACCTTATGGTATGGTCTATGTACCTGCCGGAACTTTCCACATGGGTCCGAGTGATGAGGACGTGAACTATGCGTTCACTGCCCGGAACAAAGCAATTTCCATTTCAGGGTTCTATATGGACGCTACGGAAATTACTAACAACGAATACCGCCAGTTTGTGCAATGGGTGCAGGACTCCATTGCGCATATCCTGTTGGGGCATGTAAAGTCTGACGATGGGCATGACATCATCGACTGGAAACAGAAGATCAACTGGAGAGATAAGGGTACAGTTGAGAAGCTGGATGCCATGATATATTCTGAGGCAGATCGTTTATACGGACGTAAAGATATCGATGTAGGAAAGCTGATCTACCATCAGGAAACTTTCAACTGGGATAAGGCGAAACTGAGAGAGAACGCTGGTAAGCCGCGTTCAACTTTTATTGTAAAGAAAGATGTTCCCATTTATCCTGACACATTGTGCTGGATCAGGGATTTTTCTTATGCCTACAATGAGCCGATGACACGTATGTATTTCTGGCATCCGGCGTTCGATAACTATCCTGTTGTTGGTGTAAACTGGCATCAGGCAACTGCTTTCTGCGAGTGGAGAAGTAAGTTCTGGGAAGATTACCGCGCCAGCAAGAAACTGTTTACAGAAGATAAATTCCAGCTGCCCTCAGAAGCACAGTGGGAATACGCAGCCCGCGGCGGAAGAGAGCAAACTCCTTATCCATGGGGAGGTTATTATATCCGTAACAAAAAAGGATGTTTACTGGCCAACTTTAAACCCGGCCGTGGTAACTATCCTGAAGATGGTGGCTTCTATACAGTACGTGCCGATGCTTACTGGCCTAATGATTACGGCCTGTACAACATGGCTGGTAACGTTGCGGAATGGACTGCCGACATCTTCTATGAGAACGCTTATTCGTTCACTTCTGACATGAACCCGTATCTGAGAATGGATGTGCCGGATGATGCACCGCTAAAAATGAAGCGTAAAGCCATCAGAGGAGGTTCCTGGAAAGATGTGGGGTATTTTCTCCAGACTGGTACAAGAACATATGAATATCAGGACAGTGCGAAATCCTACATTGGTTTCAGATGTACCATAGCCCTGAGCAGAAGGTCCAAACACAGATAA
- the gldL gene encoding gliding motility protein GldL, translating to MNPNKAKWLNFFVCIGASVVIIGALFKLLHLPFANIALIVGLGTEALIFFVYAFVPDTNAAPADAHAVRVAGHPAVAGLDKMLQEAEITPANLQRLSENFQKLGTTVDKMRDISDVVAATGDYTQKTREAASAIGNVANAYTTAASAVSSFNSASESTKDFHVQMQGMTKNLASLNAIYELELQDTNNHLKAMNSFYSNLQNASTAMSGSIEDAKKTQEQISLLAKNLSNLNSIYGNMLSAMHGGGR from the coding sequence ATGAATCCTAACAAAGCTAAATGGCTGAATTTTTTCGTATGTATCGGGGCTTCGGTGGTGATTATCGGAGCATTATTCAAATTGTTGCACTTACCTTTCGCTAACATCGCCCTGATTGTAGGTTTGGGTACAGAAGCGCTTATCTTCTTTGTATACGCCTTTGTACCAGACACTAACGCTGCTCCTGCAGATGCACATGCGGTAAGAGTTGCCGGACACCCTGCGGTGGCTGGTTTGGACAAAATGCTTCAGGAAGCCGAAATTACTCCTGCTAACCTGCAACGCCTGAGCGAAAACTTTCAGAAACTGGGAACTACCGTTGATAAGATGAGAGACATCAGCGATGTAGTGGCTGCAACCGGCGATTATACCCAGAAAACAAGAGAAGCTGCCAGCGCAATCGGAAATGTGGCTAATGCCTACACTACTGCGGCTTCTGCAGTATCTTCCTTCAACAGTGCATCAGAGTCCACCAAGGATTTCCATGTACAGATGCAGGGTATGACCAAAAATCTGGCCTCACTCAATGCTATCTATGAGCTGGAACTGCAGGATACCAACAACCATCTGAAAGCGATGAACTCCTTCTACAGCAACCTGCAAAATGCTTCTACAGCAATGAGCGGTAGCATCGAAGACGCCAAGAAAACACAGGAACAAATTTCCCTGCTTGCTAAAAACCTCAGCAACCTGAATTCCATTTATGGTAACATGTTGAGCGCTATGCACGGTGGAGGAAGATAA
- a CDS encoding DUF4271 domain-containing protein: MRNWLLLLFILGYLPVLAQTNDSAAPKRPVVKKKPVVTRVTGDSSRPRVHVLPVKKDSIHARAAVRKDSSRAGAPVTAGIARSPKDTSAPAKDTLVAAAKPKPLSAYDIYMKKLAQENVFLKPDKPVFTDTNPLRPYRDMDWLIYVMAGILLLLSVIRLSYRKYFSDLFRAFLNPTLSQRQLKDQLSQSPFPNFLLNVFFAIALGLYFYLVLYRQQVFPQAEPWLLIPGLVVLVAAVYGFKYIMLRFCGWLFGNSELADAYIFILYLINKILGVLLVPFLVIIAFCKPEIARTFLYISLFFIVLLIIYRYIRSYSLVRQYLSFSKLHFFLYLCAFEVAPVLILTKVLQNIWLTGNP, encoded by the coding sequence GTGCGAAACTGGTTACTGCTGTTATTTATTCTGGGGTATTTGCCTGTATTGGCACAAACTAATGATTCCGCCGCGCCTAAACGTCCGGTGGTAAAGAAAAAACCGGTGGTCACCCGTGTAACTGGCGATTCCTCCCGGCCCAGGGTACATGTCCTTCCGGTGAAAAAGGATTCAATACATGCGCGTGCTGCCGTACGGAAAGATAGTAGCCGTGCCGGGGCGCCCGTAACGGCCGGCATTGCCAGATCTCCGAAAGATACCAGCGCTCCGGCAAAAGATACGCTTGTAGCTGCCGCTAAGCCGAAGCCGTTATCTGCATATGATATCTATATGAAAAAACTGGCGCAGGAGAATGTTTTCCTGAAGCCGGATAAACCGGTTTTTACCGATACCAACCCGTTACGCCCCTACCGCGATATGGACTGGCTCATTTACGTAATGGCCGGAATTCTATTGCTGCTGAGTGTGATACGCCTCTCTTACCGCAAATATTTCTCTGATCTTTTCAGGGCATTTCTGAATCCCACATTAAGCCAGCGCCAGCTGAAAGATCAGCTGTCGCAGTCGCCTTTTCCTAACTTCCTGTTGAATGTATTCTTCGCCATCGCGCTGGGATTATATTTTTACCTGGTGTTATACCGCCAGCAGGTATTTCCGCAGGCTGAGCCATGGTTGCTGATTCCGGGACTGGTGGTGCTTGTGGCTGCAGTGTATGGATTTAAATACATTATGCTGCGTTTCTGTGGCTGGTTGTTTGGCAATTCAGAGCTGGCAGATGCCTATATTTTTATTTTGTATCTCATCAATAAGATATTAGGGGTGTTATTGGTGCCTTTCCTGGTTATTATTGCATTTTGTAAGCCCGAAATAGCCCGTACATTCCTATATATATCTTTGTTTTTTATTGTATTACTCATTATCTACAGGTATATTAGGTCTTATTCCCTGGTCCGTCAATACCTATCTTTCAGCAAATTGCATTTTTTTCTTTACCTTTGCGCATTCGAAGTAGCGCCAGTTTTAATATTAACCAAGGTGCTGCAGAATATCTGGTTAACTGGTAATCCCTGA
- a CDS encoding thioredoxin domain-containing protein: MNKLISETSPYLQQHAHNPVDWYPWGEEALQRALKEDKPILVSIGYAACHWCHVMERESFENPATAAVMNEHFINIKIDREERPDLDHIYMDAVQAMTGAGGWPLNVFLTPEKKPFYGGTYFPPVQAYNRPSWTDVLLSLADAFQNKRQDIEMQAENLVQHIAQSAQLGMQAGPASLVKIPVEELFTRSQCDSICENILKQADTRWGGFGRAPKFPQTFTIAYLLRYHYAFGHPAALQQALLSLNKMLQGGLYDQLGGGFARYSTDEKWLAPHFEKMLYDNALLIDVLCDAYQLTRNESYARTIADTLEFIVREMTAPEGGFYSALDADSEGVEGKFYTWSKADIDHILGEHAKVFCEYYDISEHGNWEEQNILWVREPLLSFAAAGGYNVEELEETLKESRAKLMAVRAARIRPGLDDKVLLAWNAMMVHACCKAFSALGTEEYRQMAIRNMEFCLARFRQEPGKQAFFHTWKQTAKYPAFLDDYACLVRALIALQEVTGNTAYLYQAREISEFVVQHFSDEKQLFFYYTIEGQEDVIIRRKEVYDGAVPSGNAVMMQNLWYLSVVFDHKEWAERCVEAVSGLSQTIVRYPTSFGVWASQLLQLVKGTPELAIVGSHFRERMNEAGRWFLPFRVLLGAEKNNAAIPLLNDRERENETLVYLCKDYHCIKPVRYIEEIINLI, from the coding sequence ATGAATAAGCTTATCAGCGAAACAAGCCCGTACTTGCAACAGCATGCCCATAATCCGGTGGATTGGTATCCATGGGGAGAAGAGGCATTGCAGCGGGCATTGAAGGAAGATAAGCCTATCCTGGTGAGCATTGGATATGCGGCCTGCCACTGGTGTCATGTAATGGAGCGGGAAAGCTTCGAGAACCCGGCTACGGCGGCCGTCATGAATGAACATTTTATCAATATTAAGATCGACCGGGAAGAAAGGCCCGACCTGGATCATATCTACATGGATGCGGTGCAGGCTATGACCGGCGCCGGTGGCTGGCCGCTGAACGTTTTTCTGACACCGGAGAAAAAGCCCTTTTATGGCGGCACCTACTTCCCGCCGGTGCAGGCCTATAACCGCCCTTCATGGACAGATGTGCTCTTGTCGCTGGCCGATGCTTTTCAGAATAAGCGGCAGGATATTGAGATGCAGGCCGAAAACCTGGTGCAGCATATTGCACAATCAGCCCAATTGGGGATGCAGGCCGGTCCTGCTTCCCTGGTGAAGATCCCGGTGGAGGAATTATTCACCCGGTCGCAGTGCGATAGTATCTGTGAGAATATCCTGAAACAGGCCGATACCCGCTGGGGCGGATTTGGCCGGGCTCCCAAGTTTCCGCAAACATTTACCATCGCTTATCTTCTGCGTTATCATTATGCATTCGGACATCCGGCAGCACTGCAACAGGCGTTGCTGTCGCTCAACAAAATGTTACAGGGCGGGCTTTACGATCAGCTGGGTGGTGGCTTTGCCCGCTATTCCACTGATGAAAAATGGCTGGCACCACATTTTGAAAAGATGCTGTACGATAATGCTCTCCTGATAGATGTGCTATGCGATGCTTACCAGCTGACCCGCAATGAGAGCTATGCCCGCACCATTGCAGATACCTTGGAATTCATCGTTCGTGAAATGACTGCACCGGAAGGCGGATTCTATTCTGCGCTGGATGCGGATTCCGAAGGGGTGGAAGGAAAGTTCTATACCTGGAGTAAAGCAGACATCGATCATATATTGGGAGAGCATGCAAAGGTGTTTTGCGAATATTATGATATAAGTGAGCATGGAAACTGGGAAGAACAGAATATATTGTGGGTACGGGAACCCCTGTTGTCTTTTGCGGCGGCAGGAGGATACAATGTTGAGGAGCTGGAGGAGACGCTGAAAGAAAGCCGCGCGAAACTGATGGCCGTCAGGGCAGCGCGTATCCGGCCGGGGTTAGACGATAAAGTATTACTGGCCTGGAATGCGATGATGGTGCATGCCTGCTGTAAAGCGTTTTCGGCGCTGGGAACAGAGGAATACCGGCAGATGGCTATTCGCAACATGGAGTTTTGCCTGGCCAGATTCCGGCAGGAGCCAGGGAAACAGGCATTTTTTCACACCTGGAAACAAACGGCAAAGTATCCGGCTTTCCTGGATGATTATGCCTGCCTGGTGAGGGCGCTGATAGCATTGCAGGAAGTGACCGGGAATACAGCGTATTTGTATCAGGCAAGGGAAATCTCGGAATTTGTAGTGCAGCATTTCAGTGATGAAAAGCAGCTTTTCTTTTACTATACCATTGAGGGGCAGGAAGATGTGATTATCCGGAGGAAAGAAGTATACGACGGGGCGGTGCCCAGTGGTAATGCGGTGATGATGCAGAACCTTTGGTATCTGTCTGTTGTTTTTGATCATAAAGAATGGGCAGAAAGGTGTGTGGAAGCGGTTTCCGGTCTTTCCCAGACCATAGTCCGTTACCCTACTTCTTTTGGCGTGTGGGCGAGCCAGTTATTGCAGCTGGTGAAAGGTACCCCGGAACTGGCCATTGTAGGCAGTCATTTCAGGGAAAGGATGAATGAGGCCGGCCGTTGGTTCCTGCCATTCAGGGTGCTGTTGGGCGCAGAAAAAAATAATGCAGCTATCCCTTTGTTGAACGATCGGGAACGGGAAAATGAGACCCTGGTGTATTTGTGCAAAGATTATCATTGCATTAAGCCAGTGCGTTATATAGAAGAAATTATTAATTTAATATAA
- a CDS encoding deoxyhypusine synthase family protein, which produces MNKGPVSQFIQHHYRHFNAAALVDAAKGYETHLLEGGKMMVTLAGAMSTAELGISFAEMIRQGKVDIISCTGANLEEDIMNLVAHTHYKRVPNYRDLSPQEEWDLLEQGFNRVTDTCIPEEEAFRRIQRHIYKIWKDAEEKGERYFPHEYMYKLLLSGVMKEHYEIDTKHSWMIAAAEKNIPIIVPGWEDSTMGNIFASYCIKGELKSSTMKSGIEYMVFLSDWYRKNSSGKGVGFFQIGGGIAGDFPICVVPMMYQDLEWTDVPFWSYFCQISDSTTSYGSYSGAVPNEKITWGKLDIHTPKFIVESDATIVAPLIFAYVLGW; this is translated from the coding sequence ATGAACAAGGGACCCGTTTCTCAATTTATTCAGCACCATTACCGCCACTTTAACGCAGCTGCATTGGTGGATGCTGCCAAAGGATATGAAACACACCTGCTGGAAGGTGGTAAAATGATGGTAACTCTGGCCGGTGCGATGAGTACGGCAGAACTGGGCATTTCTTTCGCAGAAATGATCCGTCAGGGTAAAGTGGATATTATCTCCTGTACTGGTGCCAACCTGGAAGAAGATATCATGAACCTGGTAGCACATACTCACTACAAAAGAGTTCCTAACTACCGCGATCTGAGTCCTCAGGAAGAATGGGATCTGCTGGAACAAGGCTTTAACCGCGTAACCGATACCTGTATTCCTGAAGAAGAAGCTTTCCGCCGCATCCAGCGCCATATCTACAAGATCTGGAAAGATGCCGAAGAAAAAGGTGAACGCTATTTCCCGCACGAATATATGTACAAGCTCCTGCTGAGCGGCGTGATGAAAGAGCATTACGAAATTGATACTAAACACAGCTGGATGATCGCAGCTGCTGAGAAAAATATTCCTATCATCGTACCAGGTTGGGAAGATAGCACCATGGGTAACATCTTCGCCTCCTATTGCATCAAGGGCGAGCTGAAATCTTCTACTATGAAGAGTGGTATCGAATACATGGTGTTCCTGTCAGACTGGTACCGCAAAAACTCATCTGGTAAAGGAGTTGGATTCTTCCAGATTGGTGGTGGTATTGCCGGTGATTTCCCGATCTGCGTTGTACCGATGATGTATCAGGATCTGGAATGGACAGATGTTCCATTCTGGAGCTATTTCTGCCAGATCTCCGATTCTACTACCTCTTATGGTTCTTACTCAGGCGCTGTGCCCAACGAGAAGATCACCTGGGGCAAACTCGATATTCATACGCCTAAATTCATTGTAGAGTCAGATGCTACGATTGTGGCTCCGCTGATCTTTGCATACGTGTTAGGCTGGTAA
- the gldM gene encoding gliding motility protein GldM codes for MALPRDPRQKMINIMYLVLTAMLALNVSAEILNAFNIINNSINTSNKSLADKNKIIYDQFEEQMQKDAAKTAPLRAKAQDVKKISASVYDYIESLKDVIINQSGGRDEHGEIKDKANLDAPTHVMEDQKKGPELETRLTELRNQLLSYVDPKKKDQFAKTLPLRIEAGKSVGDEGTGRKSWTTYHFNMVPTVAAVTILSKFQNDIKNSESAIIDDLYRQIDAQRFKFDKIRPFISLNSKNLMEGQTLTANIAVGAYSTTVNPTIVVNGQTIEAHDGLATVNIPASGIGEKSISGTITLPSPTGGAPESYPFTESYNVGASTTSISADKMNVLYIGLQNPISISAAGVPAEQVSASISGGNISKRSSGEYIVTVNQPGRAVINVVANIDGKTKELGKKEFRVKRVPDPVMKVGVNKGGSMKAADFKVQGGLRADLEDFEFEGVKYEVVGYRVGISAKGKEYQEGDATSAYFPGNVTASIRSLRPGDEVYFENIKVKGPDNVVRSMPSTIFKLN; via the coding sequence ATGGCACTACCTAGGGATCCGAGGCAAAAGATGATCAACATCATGTACCTGGTCTTGACGGCCATGCTTGCGTTGAACGTCTCTGCCGAAATATTGAACGCTTTTAATATCATCAATAACTCTATCAATACTTCCAATAAATCACTGGCCGACAAGAATAAGATCATTTACGATCAGTTTGAGGAGCAAATGCAGAAAGATGCTGCCAAAACCGCTCCACTCAGAGCTAAAGCTCAGGATGTAAAGAAAATCTCTGCCAGTGTTTATGATTATATTGAATCGCTGAAAGATGTAATCATCAATCAAAGCGGAGGAAGAGATGAACATGGAGAGATTAAAGACAAAGCAAACCTGGATGCTCCCACTCATGTGATGGAGGATCAGAAGAAAGGCCCTGAGCTGGAAACCCGGCTGACAGAGCTTCGCAATCAATTGTTGTCTTATGTAGATCCTAAAAAGAAAGACCAATTTGCAAAAACTTTACCTCTCCGTATTGAGGCAGGTAAATCAGTCGGTGATGAAGGTACTGGCCGTAAATCATGGACTACCTACCACTTTAACATGGTACCTACTGTTGCAGCAGTGACCATTTTGAGTAAGTTCCAGAATGATATTAAAAATTCCGAGTCTGCTATCATTGATGACCTGTACCGTCAGATCGACGCGCAGCGTTTCAAATTTGATAAAATAAGACCGTTTATTTCTCTGAATTCCAAAAACCTGATGGAAGGACAAACCTTAACTGCAAACATTGCAGTAGGTGCTTACAGCACAACGGTAAATCCTACTATCGTGGTAAATGGTCAAACCATTGAAGCTCACGACGGTTTGGCAACAGTGAATATCCCTGCTTCGGGGATTGGTGAAAAATCCATCTCCGGTACTATTACCTTACCTAGCCCTACTGGTGGCGCACCAGAGTCCTATCCCTTTACAGAAAGTTATAATGTAGGTGCTTCCACCACCTCCATCTCCGCAGATAAAATGAATGTGCTGTATATCGGCCTGCAGAACCCGATTTCTATTTCTGCTGCCGGTGTGCCTGCTGAACAGGTATCTGCTTCTATATCAGGAGGTAATATTAGTAAACGCAGTTCCGGTGAATATATCGTAACGGTAAATCAACCGGGAAGAGCTGTTATCAACGTCGTAGCTAACATCGATGGTAAAACCAAAGAACTGGGTAAAAAGGAATTCCGTGTTAAACGGGTACCTGATCCGGTGATGAAAGTAGGTGTTAATAAAGGAGGCAGTATGAAAGCGGCCGACTTTAAAGTACAGGGAGGATTACGTGCCGACCTGGAAGATTTTGAATTCGAAGGTGTGAAATATGAAGTGGTAGGTTACCGCGTAGGTATCTCTGCCAAAGGCAAGGAATACCAGGAAGGAGATGCTACATCTGCCTATTTCCCTGGTAATGTTACTGCCTCTATCCGCTCACTCCGCCCTGGTGACGAAGTTTACTTCGAAAACATCAAGGTGAAAGGCCCGGATAATGTGGTACGTTCCATGCCGAGTACTATATTTAAATTAAACTAA
- a CDS encoding uroporphyrinogen-III synthase, producing the protein MIKGGPKKDLQGKQIQSILISQPKPETEKSPYYDLARKFNVRLDFFPFIRVEGLPAKEFRKQKIDILNFTAVIFTSRNAVDHFFRICEEMKIKVSQDCKYFCITEAVALYLQKFILYRKRKVFYGADGSTKGVLEVMNKHKDNEKFLFPSSDSQKKDIEEWLKGNKCEYAAATLYKTVSTDVKEVLAATAYDMIVFFSPSGVKSLFENVPEFVQNGTHIGAFGPTTSAAVEEAGLRLDVKAPLPQAPSMVAALELYLSNLGKK; encoded by the coding sequence ATGATTAAAGGCGGGCCAAAAAAAGATTTGCAAGGAAAACAAATTCAGTCAATCCTAATTTCTCAACCTAAGCCTGAAACAGAGAAATCACCCTACTATGACCTGGCCAGAAAATTTAACGTCAGGTTGGATTTTTTCCCGTTCATCAGAGTGGAAGGTTTGCCAGCAAAAGAGTTCAGGAAACAGAAGATCGACATCCTCAACTTTACGGCGGTTATTTTTACCAGCCGTAATGCAGTGGACCATTTCTTCCGTATTTGCGAAGAAATGAAGATTAAAGTATCGCAGGACTGCAAATATTTTTGCATTACTGAAGCTGTAGCGCTGTATTTACAGAAATTCATTCTCTATCGTAAAAGAAAGGTCTTCTATGGCGCTGATGGTTCTACCAAAGGTGTCCTCGAAGTAATGAACAAACACAAGGATAACGAGAAGTTCCTGTTCCCGAGTTCAGACAGCCAGAAGAAAGATATTGAAGAATGGCTGAAGGGAAATAAGTGCGAGTATGCGGCTGCCACCCTTTACAAAACAGTTTCCACTGACGTGAAGGAAGTGCTGGCTGCGACCGCTTATGATATGATCGTGTTCTTTAGTCCTTCAGGGGTGAAGTCATTGTTTGAGAATGTACCTGAATTTGTACAGAATGGCACCCATATCGGCGCCTTCGGACCCACTACCTCTGCGGCTGTTGAAGAGGCGGGGTTAAGACTGGATGTTAAGGCTCCTCTCCCACAGGCACCATCGATGGTAGCTGCTTTGGAGCTGTATCTCAGCAACCTGGGTAAGAAATAA
- the hemW gene encoding radical SAM family heme chaperone HemW gives MAGIYLHIPFCKQACYYCNFHFSTSVARQGAVVKSLLQEMALQKDYLAGATVQTIYFGGGTPSLLTAEELQLLLAGIKQYFPVAGDAEITLEANPDDLNKEKLEMLKATGINRLSIGVQSFHEQDLTWMNRAHNSRQALECIQLAQETGFSNITIDLIYGGPTLTDEGWEQNVKQAIALGIPHLSCYALTVEPGTALDLFIRKKKMEATDPDKAARHFELLMNWLHAAGYEHYEISNFALPGWHSRHNSSYWQGKPYLGLGPSAHSFNGTSRQWNVSNNTQYVKSIANGVIPFERESLTTAMQFNEYVMTALRTSAGCNLEWVAERFGTALTTHLLAHSQPFIANGRMEHLGETLRLTNAGRLFADGIAGELFV, from the coding sequence ATGGCAGGAATTTACTTACACATACCGTTCTGTAAACAGGCCTGCTACTATTGCAACTTTCATTTTTCCACGTCAGTTGCCCGGCAGGGTGCAGTGGTAAAAAGTCTGTTGCAGGAAATGGCGCTGCAAAAAGATTATCTCGCAGGCGCCACCGTACAAACCATTTATTTCGGAGGAGGTACTCCCAGTTTGTTGACTGCAGAAGAATTGCAGCTGCTGCTGGCAGGGATAAAACAATATTTTCCGGTAGCCGGAGATGCAGAGATTACCCTGGAAGCCAACCCCGATGACCTGAACAAAGAAAAACTGGAGATGCTGAAAGCCACTGGCATCAATCGTTTGAGCATAGGAGTACAGTCGTTTCATGAGCAGGACCTTACCTGGATGAACCGGGCGCATAACAGCCGGCAGGCGCTGGAATGTATACAGCTGGCCCAGGAAACAGGTTTTAGCAATATTACCATCGATCTTATTTACGGAGGGCCTACACTCACCGATGAAGGCTGGGAACAGAACGTAAAACAGGCAATAGCTCTGGGCATCCCTCATCTCTCCTGTTATGCTTTAACAGTAGAACCGGGTACTGCACTGGATCTTTTTATCAGGAAGAAGAAAATGGAGGCCACTGATCCGGATAAAGCAGCGCGACATTTTGAGCTGCTGATGAACTGGCTGCATGCAGCCGGTTATGAGCATTACGAAATCTCTAATTTTGCACTGCCCGGCTGGCATTCCCGGCATAACAGCAGCTACTGGCAGGGGAAACCATACCTTGGGCTTGGGCCTTCAGCACATTCGTTTAACGGAACTTCCCGGCAATGGAATGTTTCCAACAATACGCAATATGTAAAAAGTATTGCCAATGGTGTTATCCCGTTTGAGCGGGAATCACTGACTACCGCCATGCAGTTTAATGAATATGTTATGACTGCGCTCCGGACTTCTGCCGGTTGCAATCTGGAATGGGTCGCAGAAAGATTCGGTACTGCGTTAACGACACATCTGCTGGCTCATAGCCAGCCATTCATTGCCAATGGCCGGATGGAACATCTCGGAGAAACCCTGCGCCTGACCAATGCCGGCCGTTTGTTCGCCGATGGAATTGCGGGGGAATTGTTTGTTTAG
- a CDS encoding ACP phosphodiesterase, with protein sequence MNHLAHAYLSFRQPELITGNLIADFVKGKKQLTAYNAGIQQGIRIHRSIDNFTDQHPVTARAKLFFKPSCGLYSGVFTDLVYDHFLATDTTRFSEDSLYSFARYVYSQINERAGILPPAFMEMFGYMQTYNWLYNYRTTEGISRAFRGIAARARYLKTDGNVVFAVFMEHYDALKLCYEAFFPELQEHVENLLKQDNR encoded by the coding sequence ATGAATCATTTGGCCCATGCTTACTTATCGTTCCGGCAACCGGAACTGATCACCGGCAATCTTATAGCAGACTTTGTGAAAGGAAAAAAACAGCTAACAGCTTACAACGCCGGTATACAGCAGGGTATTCGTATTCACCGGTCGATCGACAACTTTACTGACCAGCATCCGGTAACAGCCCGGGCCAAGCTCTTCTTCAAGCCATCGTGCGGGCTTTACAGCGGAGTATTCACAGATCTTGTATATGATCATTTCCTGGCCACAGATACCACCCGTTTCAGCGAAGATTCGCTGTATTCGTTTGCCCGTTACGTTTACAGCCAGATCAATGAGCGTGCAGGTATCTTACCTCCGGCATTCATGGAAATGTTCGGATATATGCAAACCTATAACTGGCTGTATAATTACCGTACCACGGAAGGCATATCAAGAGCTTTCAGAGGGATAGCCGCCAGGGCCAGGTATCTGAAAACAGATGGTAACGTTGTATTTGCCGTGTTTATGGAGCATTACGACGCGTTGAAATTGTGTTATGAAGCATTCTTCCCGGAGCTCCAGGAACATGTGGAAAATTTACTGAAGCAGGATAACCGCTAA